TATACTGAGATAATAACAGAAGAAAGTAGAAATACAAAAAATAAAAGATATTTGGAACATCCGACTCACGAAGAAAAAGGTCATAACCCAAGTTGTGGAGATGAAATTACATTACAATTAGATATTGAAGATGGTATAATCAAAGATGCCTCTTATGTTGGAGTAGGTTGTGCAATCTCCCAAGCTTCAACATCTCTTATGATTGATTTAATTAAGGGAAAGACTTTAGACGAAGCAAAAGAACTTTGTGAAACATTTTTGGCAATGATTACAGAAGGACTTGAGGGTGATGAGCTTAAAAAACTTAAGGATGCTGTAGCTCTTCAAAATATTTCTACAATGCCTGCAAGAGTTAAATGCGCTGTTCTTGCTTGGCATACATTAAAAAATATAATCGAAGCTAATTAAATAAGGTCGTAGCTCTTTTGAGTTGCGACTTTTTATTGTGAAACAATAAGGTTACAGGGCACCAACCTGATCCGAAGCATCGTGGAAGGGTGGGGTTCTTATTTTGGAGGGTATATGAGGATATTTTTTATATTATATTTGCTTTTAGACGGTTTGTTATACAACTATAAATTATTGATTTCTATAATTTTTATAATGAATTTAATATCTTTTACAATATTTTATATTGATAAAAGAAAAGCTATAAAAGGCAAGAATAGAATTTCAGAGAATAGCTTATTGTTATCAGCTTTTTTATTAGGCTCAATCGGAGCTTTTTTATCCATGCAAATATTTAGACATAAAACTAAAAAACTTAAATTTAGAATTTTAGTACCACTATTTTTTGTGGGAAGAGTGTTGATTTTATATAATTTATATAAATATGTAATTTAGTATTGACTTTGCTAAATTAAATGAATATAATTGAGTTATAAGAATTGTAAAAGTATTTATAATAATATTTTAAATTATAAGGAATAGAGGTGTTTATATGTCTAATTCAGAAATAACAATTTTGGCATTAATATCTATACAATGTTGTGCAATTGTGTTTTCAATTTATAGTGTGGAGAAAACAATCAATAAAAACAATAAAGAAATGTTGTCTAAAATAGATAAATTAAATAATACAATAAAAAAACTGGAGTCAAAGTTAGAAAAGAAATAAAAAATTATTTAAAGGAAGTGATAAAAATTACTTCCTTTTTTGATTCTGAAATTAAATTAAAATTTATCTTTAAATAAATCGTATAAATGAGAGGCTAATACTATTCCAAAGCAGACAAATGTTATAGTAGAAAGCTCTTTGAAATGAAATATAATTAAAAATACTATTATAGTGATTGTTAAATAATTCATCCATTTTTTTCTCATAATTGCCTCCTTTAGATTAATATTAAATAGTAATTTATTGAACTATCAAAATAATATATTTACAACTATATTATACCATAATATAGTATTTAATTAAAGTATTCATAATATGAAATTAAAATTATCAGGTTCAAAGGTCAATTTCTGTTTAAAAAAATGAAAAAATTCCAAAAAAAGCCTTTACTTTTTATAAAAAATCTGTTAAAATTTAAAGATAATAATGTAATAGTGGGATAATATGTATTTTTATCTTTTTTTAATTTTTCAAAGGGGTGAAGTTTTATGACACATACTGAAAAGTATGGAATCACAGAAAGGGTTAGTTATTCAAAAATTCAAAATGTTTTGGATCTTCCAAACCTAATTGCCATTCAAACTGATAGTTATGATTGGTTTATTAAGCAAGGAATTAGAGATGTTTTTGACGATATTAGTCCGATTAGAGACTATTCCGAAGCTATGAAGCTGGAATTTTTAAATTATCGTTTAGAAAATGCTCCAAAGTATTCAGAACAAGAATGTAAGGATAGGGATATGAACTATTCAACACTTCTAAAAGTAGATGTTCGTTTAACAAACAATAATACAGGCGAAGTTAAAGAACAAGAAGTGTTTATGGGAGAAATTCCTTTGATGACTGACAACGGGACTTTTATTATTAATGGGGCTGAAAGAGTTATCGTAAGTCAGCTTGTTAGAAGTCCGGGTGTATATTATGGAGAAGAAATTGACAAGTCAGGTAATAAGTTATTTTCTTCAACAGTAATTCCGAACAGAGGTGCTTGGTTAGAATATGATACCGACACAAACGGAGTTGTAAGTGTTCGTATTGACCGAACAAGAAAATTGCCTATAACAACTATGATTAGGGCGTTGTTATATGAAACAAATGAAGAAATGGTTGAAAATTTCGGAGATATTAAAGAACTTCATACTACTTTGGAAAAAGATATAACAAAGAGTTATCAAGAAGCTATTCTTGAAATTTATAGAAAATTAAAGCCGGGGGATCCTGCTACTGTTGAAAGTGGGGAAAGTTTATTACATAATTTACTTTTCGATCCAAGAAGATATGATCTTGCAAAAGTTGGTAGATATAAATTTAATAAGAAATTAGCTTTAAGAAATAGATTAATAGGAACAATTTTAGCTGAAGATATTTTCAAGACCGATAAATTTGGTGAAATGGAAAAAATTGCAAGTGTTGGAGATTATATTTCAGAAGAACTTGCTGAAAAAATTGAAAATGCAGGATATAAGAGAGTTCATGTAAAAGTTGAAGACAAAGAGATTATCGTTGTTGGTAACCACTTTGTTGATATTAGTGCGTTTGAATTGGGATTTGATATTTCATGCAATGGACTTTCAGAAAAAATTTACTATCCAGTTATGATGGAAATTTTAGAAGCTGCATCAGAATATGAAGGCGAAGAATATGAAACACAAGTTAAGAGAGCTGTTAGAAATAGAGTTAAAGAGCTTTCTCCTACTCATATTATTCGTGATGATATTGAAGCTACTGTAAGTTATGAATTTAACTTATTCTATGGTCTTGGAATTTGTGATGATATTGACCATTTAGGAAATAGAAGAGTTAGAGCTGTTGGAGAACTTTTACAAAATCAATTTAGAATTGGTTTATCAAGAATGGAGAGAGTTGTTAGAGAAAGAATGTCAACTCAAGATCCAGATCTTGCTACACCTCAAGGACTTATTAATATAAGACCTCTTGTTGCGTCTTTAAAAGAATTCTTTGGTTCTTCACAATTATCACAATTCATGGATCAAAACAATCCACTTGCAGAACTTACTCATAAGAGAAGATTATCAGCATTAGGGCCTGGTGGTCTTAGTAGAGATAGAGCAGGATACGAAGTAAGAGACGTTCATGAAAGTCACTACGGAAGAATTTGTCCGATAGAAACTCCTGAAGGTCCAAACATCGGTCTAATTACTTCTCTTACAACTTATGCAAGAGTTGATCAATATGGATTTATTGAAACACCATATCGTGTTGTAAATAATGGAATTGCTACAAAGGACATTGTTTATTTAACTGCTGATGAAGAAGATGAAGTTATTATTGCCCAAGCTAATGAACCACTTGATGAAAACGGACGTTTTGTAAACGAAAGAGTAAGTGGTCGTGGTATTAATGGCGAAAATGATATTTATCCAAGAGATACAATTCAACTTATGGACGTTTCTCCTCAACAAATTGTATCAGTTGGTACAGCAATGATTCCTTTCCTTGAAAATGACGATGCAACTCGTGCGTTGATGGGTTCAAACATGCAAAGGCAAGCAGTGCCTCTACTTGTTACTGAAGCTCCTATCGTAGGAACTGGTATAGAACATAAAGCGGCAAGAGATAGTGGGGTTGTTATCGTTGCTAAAAATTCAGGAATTGTTACAAAAGTTGATAGTGATGAAATTCATATCAAAAGAGATTTAGATAATGTAGTTGATAAATATAGATTACTTAAATTTAAACGTTCAAACCAAGGAACAACAATTAATCAAAGACCTATAGTTAATGAAAATGACAGAATTAATGCAGGGGATATTATTGCCGATGGTCCTTCAACAGAAAATGGAGAAATTGCATTAGGTAAAAATATTTTAATGGCATTTATGAACTGGGAAGGTTATAACTACGAAGATGCGATGTTGTTGAATGAACAACTTGTTATAGATGATGTTTTAACTTCATTACACATTGAAGAACATGAATGTGAAGCGAGAGAAATCAAATTAGGTTCTGAAGAAATCACAAGAGATGTTATAAATATCGGTGAAGATATGAGAAAGAACTTAGATGAAAATGGTATTATAAGAATTGGTGCTGAAGTTAATTCAGGAGATATCTTAGTTGGTAAAGTATCACCTAAGGGAGAAACTGAGTTAAGTGCTGAAGAAAGACTTTTAAGAGCTATTTTCGGAGAAAAGGCAAGAGAAGTAAGAGATACTTCTTTAAGAGTTCCTCATGGAGAAACTGGTATTGTTGTAGATGTCAAATGTTATAGTAGAAAAAATGGAGATGAATTACCACCTGGAGTTAATGAAGTGGTTAGAGTTTATGTAGCTACTAAGAGAAAGATTAATGTAGGGGATAAAATGTGTGGTAGACATGGTAACAAAGGGGTTATTTCAAGAATTATGCCTCAAGAAGATATGCCATTCTTACCAGATGGAACTCCTTTACAAATCGTTCTTAATCCATTAGGGGTACCTTCTCGTATGAACATCGGACAAGTACTTGAAGTGCATTTAGGACTTGCAGCTAAAAGACTTGGTTGGAAAGTTGCAACACCTGTATTTGACGGAGCAAGTGATATTGATGTTCTTGATGCATTAAAGCTTGCTGGTTGTCCTGAATCAGGAAAAATAAAACTTAGAGACGGAAGAACTGGAGATGAATTTGACAATCCTGTAACTGTTGGTTATATGTATATGTTAAAACTTCACCATTTAGTAGATGAAAAAATTCATGCTAGATCTATCGGACCTTATTCTTTGGTTACACAACAACCACTTGGTGGTAAGGCACAATTCGGTGGACAAAGATTTGGAGAAATGGAAGTTTGGGCATTGGAAGCATATGGCGCAAGTCATACTTTACAAGAAATGCTAACTGTTAAGAGTGATGACATTGTAGGTAGAGTTAAGACTTATGAATCAATTGTTAAGGGTGTAAATATTCCTGAACCAGGTATTCCTGAATCTTTCAAAGTTCTTATGAAAGAATTACAATCATTATGTTTAGATGTTAAATTGATTGATGAAGAAGGAGAAGAAATCAAACTTAGAGAAAATTCCGATGAAATTAAGGCTCAACTTGTTTTAAATGAAGAGTATGCCAAAGAAGAAGAGGAAGAAGATTTTGACTTTGATTCATTCTATGATCAATCTGGAAATAAGGAAGAAGATTTTGATGGCTTTGACCTTAGTTTCTTAGAAGATAAAGATGAAAAAGAAAAAAGTAGTTCAGAAGAAGTAGAACAAGACGAAATATTTATAGAAGAAGATATTGATCAATAACATAGAGGAAGGGAGTGGACTCCTTGTTGGAATTAAATAATTTTGATGCAATGAAAATTGGCTTAGCTTCACCTGATAAAATAAGAAGTTGGTCAAGAGGAGAAGTTAAAAAACCAGAAACCATAAATTACAGAACCTTAAAGCCTGAAAAAGATGGTCTTTTCTGTGAAAAAATATTTGGACCGGTAAAAGACTGGGAATGTAATTGTGGTAAGTATAAAAGAATAAAATACAAGGGAAATGTATGTGAAAAATGTGGAGTTGAAATCACAAAGTCTAAAGTAAGACGTGAGAGAATGGGTCATATAGAACTTGTTGCTCCGGTTTCTCATATATGGTATTTTAAAGGAATACCTTCAAGAATGGGTCTTATATTAGATATGAGCCCAAGAGCACTTGAAAAAATCTTATATTTTGCAAATTATGTTGTTCTTGATGCAAAAGATACTGACCTTTATGTTAAACAATTACTAACTGAATGGGAATATGGAGAAGCTTGTGAAAAATTTGGTGCAGAAAATTTCAGAGTTGGAATGGGTGCTGAAGCAATTAAAGAGCTTTTAGAAAATATAGATTTAGATGAGCTTTCAGATGAATTGAAAAAAGGTCTTGTTGATGCAACTGGTCAAAAGAAAATTAGACTTTCAAGAAGACTTGAAGTTTGTGAAGCTTTCAGAAAATCAGGAAATAGACCTGAATGGATGATTATTGATGTCGTTCCTGTTATTCCACCTGATTTGAGACCTATGGTTCAACTTGAAGGTGGAAGATTTGCAACTTCAGACTTAAATGATTTGTATAGACGTGTTATAAATAGAAATAACAGATTGAAAAAACTTATTGAAATTCATGCTCCGGAAATCATTATGAGAAATGAAAAGAGAATGTTACAAGAAGCTGTGGATACATTAATAGATAATGGTAGACATGGAAAAGCCGTAACAGGAGCAGGAAATAGAGAGCTTAAATCTTTATCAGATATGTTAAAGGGAAAGACAGGAAGATTTAGACAAAACTTACTTGGAAAGCGTGTTGACTATTCAGGACGTTCAGTAATCGTAGTAGGACCAGATTTAAAATTCCACCAATGTGGACTTCCTAAAAAAATGGCTCTTGAATTATTCAAACCTTTCATTATGAAACAATTAGTTGAAGACGGAATTGTTCATAATATTAAGAGTGCAAAAAAATATGTAGAAAGATTAAATTCAAATGTTTGGGACATTTTGGATAAAGTTATCAAAGATCATCCTGTGCTTTTAAACAGAGCACCGACTCTTCATAGACTTGGTATTCAAGCATTTGAACCGGTTTTAGTTGAAGGAAAAGCAATAAAATTACATCCGTTAGTTTGTACTGCATATAATGCCGACTTTGACGGTGACCAAATGGCTGTGCATTTACCTTTATCAACTGAAGCTCAAGCAGAAGCAAGACTTTTGATGCTTTCTACAAATAATATTTTAGCACCAAAAGATGGTAAGCCTATCACAACTCCTACACAAGATATGGTATTAGGTTCATATTACTTAACAAGTGGAACTGTTGAAGAACAAGCTGTTCGTTCATTTATGGATTATGATGAAATGTTTAAGGCTTATTCTACAAATAATGTTAAAATTCATGATACTGTTAATATCTTGTATAGAGATGAAGAAACAGGAGAAAGTCAAATCGTAAAATCAACTGTTGGTAGATTTATATTTAATGAACATATTCCACAAGATTTAGGATTTGTTGATAGAAGTAAAGATAAATTCTCATTAGAAATAGATAGACTTGTAGATAAAAAAATGCTTGGTAAGATTGTAGATAAATGTTTTAGAAAACATGGAAATATTAAAACTGCTGAAGTATTAGACTATATTAAATCTACAGGATATAAATATTCAACAGTTGGAGCTATTTCAATTTCAATGAATGACGTAATAGTTCCGGAAGAAAAATGGGAAATTCTTAAAGAAGCAGAAAAGAAAATTGCTGTTTATGAAGAATTATTTAGAGACGGTTTAGTTTCCGAACAAGAAAGATATGAATATGTAATCTCTGTTTGGACTAAAGCTACTGAAGATATTACAAAGATTCTTGTTGAAAAACAAGATCCTACAAATAGTATTTCAATCATGGCCGACTCAGGAGCCAGAGGTAATATTAACCAAATTAGACAGTTAGCTGGAATGCGTGGACTTATGAGTTCTGCTACCGGTAGAATTGTAGAAATTCCTATCAAAGCTAACTTTAGAGAAGGTCTTTCTGTACAAGAGTTCTTTATTTCAACTCACGGTTCAAGAAAAGGACTTTCAGATACTGCACTTAGAACAGCTGACTCCGGATATTTAACAAGAAGACTTGTAGATGTTTCTCAAGATGTAATTGTTAGAGAAGATGATTGTTGTACAGATGAATATGTATTAGCTAGAGACTTTAAAGACGGAAATGCTATAGTTGAAAAGCTTGCAGACAGAATTGTAGGAAGACATTCATTTGAAGATGTATTAAATCCTACTACAGGAGAAATATTAATTCATAAAAATGAAATGATTACTGAAGGATTGGCTGAAAAAGTTGAAAAGCTCGGAATTACAGAAATAAAAGTTCGTTCAGTTCTAGGTTGTAAATCTAAACATGGTGTTTGTGCAAAATGTTATGGACGTAATCTTGCAACAGGAAATCCAGTTAATATTGGGGAAGCTGTAGGAATTATAGCTGCTCAATCTATCGGGGAACCGGGTACTCAACTTACCATGAGAACATTCCACTCTGGTGGGGTTGCCGGTGTTGGAATTACTCAAGGTCTTCCTCGTGTTGAAGAACTTTTTGAAGCAAGAAAACCAAAAGGACTTGCTTATATAACTGAAATTGATGGTACTGTAAAATTAGTTGATAATAAAAAGAGATATGATATAGTTGTAACTGCAGATGATGGTGATGAAAGAATTTATGCAATACCTTATGGAGCTAGAATTAAAGTTAAAGATGGAGAAGAAATTAAAGCGGGTGATATGCTTACTGAAGGTTCTATAAATCCACATGATATTTTAGTTATTAAAGGTCCAACAGGTGTTCAAGAATACATCACTAAGGAAGTTCAAAAAGTTTATCGTAATCAAGGGGTAGATATCGATGATAGACATATCGAAATCATTATAAAACAAATGCTTTCTAAAGTTAAAATCGATACTTCAGGTGATACTAATTTCTTAGAGGGAAGTTTAGTTCCATTTAGAGAAGTTGAAGCTGTTAATAGAGAAATGCTTGAAGAAGATAAGATGCCAGCAACTTTTGATAATGTACTATTAGGTATTACTAAGGCATCTCTTGCTACTGAAAGTTTCTTATCAGCAGCATCATTCCAAGAAACAACTAGAGTTTTAACTGATGCTTCTATTAAAGGAAAAGCAGATGGATTAATAGGATTAAAAGAAAATGTAATCTTAGGTAAACTTATACCTGCTGGAACTGGAATGAAAGTTTATAAATCAATCGAAATTGATTATGAAACAATGGAAGAAGAAGATAGGCTTGCAAGAGAAGCTGCTCTTGAAAATGCTGAATCAGAGGAAGATCATATTTTCGAGGAATCAAAAGAAAGTGCTGAATCAGATGAAGCAAAAGAAACTGAAACTGAAATCGAATCTGAAGTTGAAACTGAAGAAGTTGAAATCACGGAAGAAGTTGAAGAATAATATTTAGAGTCGGAAGAAACTTTCCGACTCTTTCTATAAAGTGAGGATTAATATGAAAAAAGCTTTAATTTTAACAGCATCTTTTGGTGGTGGACATAATAAAGCTGCTAATAATATAAGAGAAAAACTTGAACAAAAGGGATTTTATGTAGAAGAAATAGATTTACTAAAAGAAATTTCTGAAAAATTGGATAGTTTACTCGTTGGAGGATATTTAGGTATTGTAACAAAAACTCCTGAAATTTATGGACTAATATACAAGGGAACTAATATAACTCAATCACAAAATGTTTTTTCAAAACCAATTTTAAATATGTTGAGTAATAAAATATTACCTATTTTAGAAGAAAAAAAACCTAATGTAGTTATAGGTACTCATGTTTTTGCGATTGGAATTATGGAACATATTAAGCAAAAAAAATATTATGATGTTCCTTTTATTTCTGTAATTACAGATTTTATTACACATAAGATGTATTTTAGTGATTACGTTGATTATTATATTGTAGCAAGTGAATTTACAAAAAATAGAATGATTGATGACGGAATAAAACAAGATAAGATTTGTGCTTTTGGAATACCTATAAGTGATAGTTTTAAAGAAAGACATTATGAAAAGAAAGATGGTTTTAATATTCTAACTATATTTGGAACATTGGGAATGAATGATTTTTCGGAGTATATAATGCCTATATTAGAAATTTCAAATGATATTAGACTTACTATGGTTTGTGGTAAAAATGAAGAATTAAAAGAAAAACTAGAAAAAAAATATAGTTTGTTTATAGATGAAAATAGACTTGAAATCTTAGGCTATACAAATGAAATTGCAAGACTAATGGAAGAAAATCAGATTTTAATTACAAAACCTGGTGGACTTACAGTTTCAGAGGCAATAGTTAAAAATATACCGCTTATAATTCCTTTCTTTATACCAGGTCACGAAGAAGAAAATAAAAACTTCATTGTTGAAGAAGAAATAGGTGTATATGCAAACGGTATTGACGCTGTTGTAAAGGAAGTTAAAAAATTCTATAATAATAGAAGAAGGGTAGAATACATGGCTTTGAATATGAAAGATATAGCAAATGGATTTTCGGTTGATAAAATTGTAGAATTAGTTGAAAAAATAAGCTAAATTCATTGACAAAAATGTTTTCTTATAGTATAATGCACTATGGATAGAGATTTTTAGGAGGTTTTGTATGAAAATTAAAAAATATTTAATTTCTGCTATGGCTTTATTTTTAATGGGATCAATGGTTGCTTGTCAATCAAAACCAGCTGAAAACAAGAAAGCCGAACAAAAAACAGAAGAAAAGAAAGAAGAAAAGAAGGAAATGGAAAAAGCTTCTGAAGAAGAAAAAAATTCAACTATTAAAGCATTAGAAGAACAAAAATCAGTTGAATTAAAAATTCCAAATTTAAGTGATGCAGACAAAGAAAGTATTGAAAAGAAATACGAAAATCTAATTTCTTCAGTTAAAGAAGACAAAATTGACAAAGAAGAAGTTATTAAATTAGGAAAAGCTGCTGAAAATTATGTTAAGAATGTAAAAGAATCAGAAGGTGAAAAAAAATAATTTGATATTTTTAATGAGGGTTTTAAGACCCTCATTTTTTATTGTGAAAAAACAAATTGTAAATGGGATTTTATATATAATATATGAAGCATAAAATATTCTTAAAAATAATTAATAGTAATTATTATTGAAAGTTGTTGGGTATAAATAAGTCATAAATTTACTTCTTAATATAATTATTTTATTAAATTTAAAATAAAAAGTATAAACACTAATCACAAATATACTATTAGGATGTAAATACCACACTTAAAATTTATAGAGAATAAGCTATGTAAAATTTTTACATAGCTATTTTTTTATTCAAGAGCTATATTATAGACAAAGATAAGAAACTATTAAATCGTTGAAAAAACTCATTTACTATGATACAATAATTATGTAAAATAATGAAAAATTATTTTGTATAATTGAAATTTATGGAGTATTAGTTATTATGAAAAAATTAAAGAAAAATATTTATCTATATTCTATATTAATTGTAATTTTTAGTATTTTTACAGTTTATTCAAATGCTAATATGCCAATGATAATTAAGGAAATTACAGATAGTATTACAGAAAAACAATTTGATAAAATTTTTGGATATTTTGTAAAATATGCACTTCTAATAGTCTTAGTATTGTGTTCTGAATTTATTGGTAAATTGTTGAATGCTAAGTATAGAAGATTATTATATATGAAGCTTAGAAATCTTTTTGTAAGAGGGATTTTATTAAAGGGTAAAAAAGGAGAAAATCCTCAAGAGCTTTACTCTATTTATAATAATGAGATAGAATCTGTTGTAGAAGAATACTATTTAACAATACCACATATTATATTTCAAGCAGTATCTATTATTTGGTATATGTATTTGCTGTTTTCATTGAATATTCTTGCATCATTTATTATCCTAGGAACTAATATTATATCGATCCTAATTCCTTATTTTTTTGAAATAGATATGCAAAGAATAAGAGAAAAGAGCATTTTAGGACTAAGACGATTAAATACAGCTTTTTATGATATTGTTGAGGGAATAGGGACTATAAAAAGATATTCCGTAGAAAAAAATATAAATAATAAAATGGAATCCATTTCATCCGATGAACAAAAATATGCTTATAGATATAGCATAAAAAATGCAGTTTTAGAAATTAGCATGGGGGCAATTTCATTTATATCCCAGTTTCTAATTTATTATGTTGTTATCAGTTCAATTATTAGTGGAAAAGAAACTATCGGAGCTTTTATAGCAATTTTGCAATTATCAGAGTTGTTAATATATCCGATTAATACTATTTCCAGCTATTTGATAACTGTATTTTCTATAAAGAAAGTGAAAAATGATTTATTTAATACCTTATCCGATTGTGAATTTGAAGAAAATGAGCAAGAGAGAGTTGAGAAAATTGAATTTGAAAATGTAAGTTTCTCTTATAACCAAAATAAGTTTATAATAGATAATTTTTCAAATGTTTTTGAAAGTGGTAAAAAA
Above is a genomic segment from Parvimonas micra containing:
- a CDS encoding ATP-binding cassette domain-containing protein, which codes for MKKLKKNIYLYSILIVIFSIFTVYSNANMPMIIKEITDSITEKQFDKIFGYFVKYALLIVLVLCSEFIGKLLNAKYRRLLYMKLRNLFVRGILLKGKKGENPQELYSIYNNEIESVVEEYYLTIPHIIFQAVSIIWYMYLLFSLNILASFIILGTNIISILIPYFFEIDMQRIREKSILGLRRLNTAFYDIVEGIGTIKRYSVEKNINNKMESISSDEQKYAYRYSIKNAVLEISMGAISFISQFLIYYVVISSIISGKETIGAFIAILQLSELLIYPINTISSYLITVFSIKKVKNDLFNTLSDCEFEENEQERVEKIEFENVSFSYNQNKFIIDNFSNVFESGKKYLIKGQNGSGKSTILKLLFGELENYSGNIKINGKNIKNYPDISKNLVYVEQNSFLFNENIVSNITLFKNIEDNLIYDILNKVNLDKKLIENRNENLNELNLSISGGEKQKIIIARALLRNSNFLVFDEAMSNIDKNSISIIEKMILSDESLVLINISHNYSEENLKMYDYILEFTGEKINIIKN